Proteins from a single region of Kineosporia corallincola:
- a CDS encoding BTAD domain-containing putative transcriptional regulator, whose translation MLRFGVLGPLEVTRQGDPVRLGGPRQRAVLARLLIAAPRVVPVPWLIDDLWPDDPPPGALGAVQTFVGALRKTLEPDRPPRTASRLLVTQAPGYLLRPAEVDAWQVTREIEDGENLLSAGYYVQAQDQLDRALGRWRGPAWAEFGEQPWARAEARRLEELRALAVERRADAALALGRAESAVPGLEAHVERHPRRENGWRLLALALYRSGRPDDALTVLRRARHLLGRPGGVHAGAPGGVPGGVPGGVPGGVQHRGDLWRLEEDILARAEHLDPAGRPATAGGTGLSGGTRLSGGSGLWRVAIRGQDPTTTSPAGRRERLDALMGLVRALAVSGELAQARQYRAEAVRAAAELADPLLFAQVVGAFEVPAIWTANDDEELSAFLAGAAEQALAGLRAVDGEHRAERARLLITIALERRADPGPRGSEAAREAEQLARSLGDANLLALALNGRFLQTFDRAGLAGQRALIGHEILEIAAARPAGQELPAVAVLGHLMLMQSYAALADLNAADRHATAADDLAGQHGIPLIGVFTAWYRALRLVVIGALDEARAAYRAAAAKLSGSGMPGVERGILPLALLCLELVRGGEIDRKAFEGDDFGPYQPWADALLGRGPAPSSSPHDLLLEARLCLQAEAALRDDDRSAMKSLYAQLLPAREELAGAGSGMVTLGPVAGYLERLAEALGEPPPARPKADRA comes from the coding sequence GTGCTGCGATTCGGTGTGCTGGGCCCGCTGGAGGTCACCCGGCAGGGAGATCCGGTGCGGCTGGGCGGTCCGCGGCAGCGCGCCGTGCTGGCCCGGTTGCTGATCGCGGCGCCGCGGGTGGTGCCGGTGCCGTGGCTGATCGACGATCTTTGGCCCGACGACCCGCCGCCCGGCGCGCTCGGCGCCGTGCAGACGTTCGTCGGGGCCCTGCGCAAGACGCTGGAGCCCGACCGCCCGCCGCGCACCGCCTCCCGCTTGCTGGTCACCCAGGCGCCCGGCTATCTGCTGCGTCCGGCCGAGGTGGACGCGTGGCAGGTCACCCGCGAAATTGAGGACGGCGAAAACCTGCTCAGCGCAGGATATTACGTTCAGGCGCAGGACCAGCTGGACCGTGCTCTGGGGCGGTGGCGCGGCCCGGCCTGGGCCGAGTTCGGCGAGCAGCCCTGGGCCCGGGCCGAGGCCCGGAGGCTGGAGGAACTGCGCGCGCTGGCCGTGGAACGGCGGGCCGATGCCGCGCTCGCCCTGGGGCGCGCGGAATCGGCGGTGCCGGGCCTGGAGGCCCACGTCGAACGGCATCCCCGGCGGGAGAACGGGTGGCGGTTGCTGGCCCTCGCGCTGTACCGGTCCGGTCGGCCGGACGATGCGCTGACCGTTCTGCGCCGGGCGCGGCACCTGCTCGGCCGACCGGGCGGGGTGCATGCCGGGGCGCCGGGTGGGGTGCCGGGTGGGGTGCCGGGTGGGGTGCCGGGTGGGGTGCAGCACCGGGGCGATCTGTGGCGACTGGAGGAGGACATCCTGGCCCGGGCGGAGCACCTGGACCCGGCGGGGAGACCCGCGACGGCGGGCGGGACCGGGCTGTCGGGCGGGACCAGGCTGTCGGGTGGATCCGGGCTCTGGCGGGTGGCGATCCGGGGGCAGGATCCGACCACCACGAGCCCGGCCGGGCGGCGGGAACGGCTCGACGCGCTGATGGGACTGGTGCGGGCGCTCGCGGTCAGCGGTGAGTTGGCGCAGGCCCGGCAGTATCGGGCCGAGGCCGTTCGGGCGGCCGCCGAGCTGGCCGACCCGCTGCTGTTCGCCCAGGTGGTGGGGGCTTTCGAGGTTCCGGCGATCTGGACGGCGAACGACGACGAGGAGCTGTCGGCGTTCCTGGCCGGCGCGGCGGAGCAGGCCCTGGCCGGACTCCGGGCCGTGGACGGCGAGCACAGGGCCGAGCGCGCCCGGTTACTGATCACCATCGCCCTGGAACGGCGTGCCGATCCCGGGCCACGCGGGTCGGAGGCTGCCAGGGAGGCCGAGCAACTGGCCCGGTCGCTGGGTGACGCCAACCTGCTCGCCCTGGCGCTGAACGGGCGCTTCCTCCAGACCTTCGACCGGGCCGGGCTGGCCGGGCAGCGAGCCCTGATCGGCCACGAGATCCTGGAGATCGCCGCGGCCCGGCCCGCCGGTCAGGAACTGCCGGCGGTCGCTGTGCTGGGGCACCTGATGCTGATGCAGTCGTACGCCGCGCTGGCCGACCTGAACGCGGCCGACCGGCACGCCACGGCGGCCGACGACCTGGCCGGGCAGCACGGAATTCCGCTGATCGGCGTGTTCACGGCCTGGTACCGGGCCCTGCGGCTGGTCGTCATCGGGGCCCTCGACGAGGCCCGAGCCGCCTACCGGGCCGCCGCGGCGAAACTGTCCGGATCGGGTATGCCCGGCGTCGAGCGCGGGATCCTGCCGCTGGCCCTGCTCTGCCTGGAACTGGTCCGGGGCGGGGAGATCGACCGGAAAGCCTTCGAGGGCGACGATTTCGGCCCGTACCAGCCGTGGGCCGATGCGCTGCTCGGGCGTGGCCCGGCGCCCTCGTCGTCCCCACATGATCTGCTGCTGGAGGCCCGACTGTGCCTGCAAGCCGAGGCGGCCCTGCGCGACGACGACCGGTCGGCCATGAAAAGCCTCTATGCGCAGCTGCTTCCGGCGCGGGAGGAGCTGGCCGGGGCGGGCAGCGGGATGGTCACGCTGGGCCCGGTGGCCGGATATCTGGAGCGGCTGGCCGAGGCGCTGGGGGAGCCGCCCCCGGCCCGGCCGAAGGCCGATCGTGCATGA
- a CDS encoding rhomboid family intramembrane serine protease has translation MSYVRCQRCERPVCPECQRAAAVGVQCVDCVRDQNKGVRTARTPFGAALTAGAQPRVTQAIIGLCVVVWLLQQISTQVTIDFSFFPPYALSEPWRLLTAAFLHSPSSPLHILFNMYALWMTGPYLEQLFGRARFIALYLVSAVGGSIGYLLLATPAYDGTWTTTTVGASGAVFGMFGAFFVVQRRLNRDATQILVLIVINFALGLFMNGIAWQAHLGGLVTGVLTAAVLAYAPRTNRTALQVTGIALVVLLLAAAYAIKLSTVPSGSGLLA, from the coding sequence GTGTCCTACGTCCGGTGCCAGCGCTGCGAGCGGCCGGTCTGCCCGGAGTGCCAGCGGGCGGCTGCGGTCGGAGTGCAGTGCGTGGACTGCGTGCGCGACCAGAACAAGGGCGTGCGCACGGCCCGCACCCCGTTCGGTGCCGCCCTGACCGCCGGAGCCCAGCCGCGCGTCACCCAGGCGATCATCGGCCTGTGCGTGGTGGTCTGGCTGCTGCAACAGATCAGCACACAGGTCACCATCGACTTCTCGTTCTTCCCGCCGTACGCGCTGTCCGAGCCCTGGCGGCTGCTCACCGCGGCGTTCCTGCACTCGCCGTCCAGCCCGCTGCACATCCTGTTCAACATGTACGCCCTGTGGATGACCGGGCCGTACCTGGAACAGCTGTTCGGCCGGGCCCGTTTCATCGCGCTCTACCTGGTCAGTGCGGTCGGTGGCTCGATCGGCTACCTGCTGCTGGCCACGCCCGCCTACGACGGCACCTGGACCACCACCACCGTCGGTGCCTCGGGCGCCGTGTTCGGCATGTTCGGTGCGTTCTTCGTGGTGCAGCGCCGGCTGAACCGCGACGCCACGCAGATCCTCGTGCTGATCGTGATCAACTTCGCGCTGGGGCTGTTCATGAACGGCATCGCCTGGCAGGCGCACCTGGGCGGTCTGGTCACCGGAGTGCTGACGGCGGCGGTGCTGGCCTACGCGCCGCGCACCAACCGCACGGCGCTCCAGGTCACCGGTATCGCGCTGGTGGTGCTGCTGCTGGCGGCGGCCTATGCGATCAAGCTCAGCACCGTGCCGTCAGGCTCCGGCCTGCTGGCCTAG
- a CDS encoding cell division protein CrgA: protein MPESKQRNKGGYEAPRAKTAAPKPNGRFFAPVMVGFLIIGLAYIVAYYLTQGDYPIPGLTNWNLLIGIGIALVGFGMLTRWR, encoded by the coding sequence ATGCCCGAGTCCAAGCAGCGGAACAAGGGTGGGTACGAAGCCCCCCGCGCGAAGACGGCCGCCCCGAAGCCGAACGGTCGCTTCTTCGCGCCCGTCATGGTCGGCTTCCTGATCATCGGCCTGGCCTACATCGTGGCCTACTACCTGACCCAGGGCGACTACCCGATCCCCGGCCTGACCAACTGGAACCTGCTGATCGGGATCGGCATCGCGCTGGTCGGCTTCGGCATGCTCACCCGCTGGCGCTGA
- a CDS encoding MarR family winged helix-turn-helix transcriptional regulator, with product MSITEYPAEQVGAQPIGYWSGAAYRAVVGRIRAELAFEQLTQPHWWTLNHVGGAPGTWNRADLADRLQPYDDLGIELEDVFDDLIERGWLSEDDDAFSLTPAGEAGLARARERNAGAHAETLDGIDPADYVTTINTLRRMIANLGGDSDLTS from the coding sequence GTGTCGATCACCGAGTACCCGGCCGAGCAGGTGGGTGCCCAGCCCATCGGCTACTGGAGCGGCGCCGCCTACCGGGCCGTGGTCGGGCGGATCCGCGCCGAGCTGGCGTTCGAGCAGCTCACCCAGCCGCACTGGTGGACGCTGAACCACGTGGGCGGCGCCCCCGGCACCTGGAACCGCGCCGATCTGGCCGACCGGCTCCAGCCCTACGACGACCTGGGCATCGAGCTGGAAGACGTGTTCGACGACCTGATCGAGCGCGGCTGGCTGAGCGAGGACGACGACGCGTTCAGCCTGACCCCGGCCGGTGAGGCGGGGCTGGCCCGGGCCCGTGAGCGCAATGCGGGTGCTCATGCCGAGACCCTCGACGGCATCGATCCCGCCGACTACGTCACCACGATCAACACGCTGCGCCGGATGATCGCGAACCTGGGCGGAGACAGCGACCTCACCTCCTGA
- a CDS encoding COX15/CtaA family protein, producing the protein MRTPFGLLEPYIRLNPRAVRWATTFALLCSIGIILTGGIVRLSGSGLGCTTWPKCTEYSFIAPAQMGYHGVIEFTNRTLTGVISVAVGLVIISARFQKVPNRWLVRTAWAQFWIIVLNAVLGGITVWMDLNPYIVAVHFMAATLLLTTTTLSYDFAHSHAFEVWNRRTVSGSGRRYGRGAVISLEDGEGVPSTARATDGSVVLGQPSDDPTRPVRTRLAWILVVVGAVLVAVGTLVTGSGPHPGDSSEVPRIQLDWTGLTWFHGVLGTTVLLLAVGCTWAAHHAGDRKTFLRGLILTGLVIAQSTIGLYQSLDGLPRVSVALHMLGAAMTWVGVLRVLLATIHPDPVTAAPSPSQDAPAPAAV; encoded by the coding sequence ATGCGTACACCGTTCGGCCTGCTCGAGCCCTACATCCGGCTGAATCCCCGAGCGGTGCGCTGGGCCACCACGTTCGCTCTGCTGTGCAGCATCGGGATCATCCTCACCGGCGGCATCGTCCGGCTGAGCGGTTCCGGTCTGGGCTGTACCACCTGGCCCAAGTGCACGGAGTACTCCTTCATCGCGCCGGCCCAGATGGGCTACCACGGCGTCATCGAGTTCACGAACCGCACGCTGACCGGCGTCATCTCGGTCGCGGTCGGGCTGGTCATCATCAGTGCCCGGTTCCAGAAGGTGCCCAACCGCTGGCTGGTGCGCACCGCCTGGGCGCAGTTCTGGATCATCGTGCTGAACGCGGTGCTGGGCGGGATCACGGTCTGGATGGACCTGAACCCCTACATCGTCGCCGTGCACTTCATGGCCGCCACGCTGCTGCTGACCACCACCACGCTGAGCTACGACTTCGCCCACAGCCACGCCTTCGAGGTGTGGAACCGCCGCACCGTCAGCGGTTCCGGCCGGCGTTACGGGCGCGGCGCGGTGATCTCGCTGGAAGACGGCGAGGGCGTGCCGAGCACGGCCAGGGCCACCGACGGCTCCGTGGTGCTGGGGCAGCCGTCCGACGACCCGACACGTCCCGTGCGCACCCGGCTGGCCTGGATCCTGGTCGTCGTCGGGGCGGTGCTGGTGGCGGTGGGCACCCTGGTCACCGGCTCCGGCCCGCACCCGGGCGACTCCAGCGAGGTGCCGCGCATCCAGCTCGACTGGACCGGCCTGACCTGGTTCCACGGTGTGCTCGGCACCACCGTTCTGCTGCTGGCCGTGGGCTGCACCTGGGCCGCTCACCACGCCGGCGACCGAAAGACCTTCCTGCGCGGCCTGATCCTGACCGGCCTGGTGATCGCCCAGTCGACGATCGGCCTGTACCAGAGCCTCGACGGCCTGCCCCGGGTGTCGGTGGCGCTGCACATGCTCGGCGCCGCGATGACCTGGGTCGGCGTGCTGCGGGTGCTGCTGGCCACCATCCACCCCGACCCGGTCACCGCCGCCCCCAGCCCTTCGCAGGACGCCCCGGCACCGGCCGCGGTTTGA
- a CDS encoding peptidylprolyl isomerase codes for MLTNHGMIRIQLFPNHAPKTVRNFVELAEGTQEGPNNGKHFYDGIIFHRIIAGFMIQGGDPTGTGTGGPGYNFDDEIHPELTFTQPYLLAMANAGVRGGRGTNGSQFFITVSTPTHLQGKHTIFGQVADQASRDVVDSIANTPVDRRDRPEKDVVIERVTISRG; via the coding sequence ATGCTGACCAACCACGGCATGATCCGCATTCAGCTGTTCCCCAACCACGCCCCCAAGACGGTGCGTAACTTCGTCGAGCTGGCGGAGGGCACGCAGGAGGGGCCGAACAACGGCAAGCACTTCTACGACGGCATCATCTTCCACCGCATCATCGCCGGCTTCATGATCCAGGGCGGCGACCCGACGGGCACCGGAACCGGCGGCCCGGGCTACAACTTCGACGACGAGATCCACCCGGAGCTCACGTTCACGCAGCCCTACCTGCTGGCCATGGCCAACGCCGGCGTCCGGGGCGGCCGGGGCACCAACGGCTCGCAGTTCTTCATCACCGTGAGCACCCCGACCCACCTCCAGGGCAAGCACACGATCTTCGGTCAGGTGGCCGACCAGGCCAGCCGTGACGTGGTCGACAGCATCGCCAACACGCCGGTCGACCGTCGCGACCGTCCGGAGAAGGACGTCGTGATCGAGCGGGTCACGATCTCGCGCGGGTGA
- a CDS encoding DUF881 domain-containing protein, translating into MPLGGTATPVVRQPRRSRTGAVGVGGVLIAAGLLFTTSAHTSHGTQLRSERADLADLVQAENARVQERSQRVAELNDQVKADSAAAARSDSTIRELEQGSVGVEAQAGLVAVTGPGLTVTLDDAPRDSSVPAQAGPDDLVVHQQDVQAVVNALWAGGAEAMMLMDQRVISTSAVRCVGNTLILQGRVYSPPYVIRAIGDTDRMRAAMDSSPQIDIYLQYVASLRLGWKVETSGNLNFPAYQGSLTLSHARVAGEETASPTPKSSTTDTDQES; encoded by the coding sequence ATCCCCCTCGGCGGCACCGCCACGCCGGTCGTCCGGCAGCCCCGGCGCAGCCGCACCGGGGCGGTGGGCGTCGGCGGTGTGCTGATCGCGGCCGGCCTGCTGTTCACCACCAGCGCCCACACCTCGCACGGCACCCAGCTGCGCTCCGAACGGGCCGACCTGGCAGACCTGGTGCAGGCCGAGAACGCCCGGGTGCAGGAGCGCTCGCAGCGAGTGGCCGAGCTGAACGACCAGGTCAAGGCCGACAGCGCGGCGGCGGCGCGCAGCGACAGCACGATCCGCGAGCTGGAGCAGGGGTCGGTCGGTGTGGAGGCGCAGGCCGGGCTGGTCGCGGTGACCGGGCCCGGGCTGACCGTCACGCTCGACGACGCCCCGCGCGACTCCTCGGTGCCCGCCCAGGCCGGGCCGGACGACCTGGTGGTGCACCAGCAGGACGTGCAGGCCGTGGTGAACGCGCTGTGGGCCGGGGGTGCCGAGGCGATGATGCTGATGGACCAGCGGGTGATCTCGACCAGCGCCGTGCGCTGTGTCGGCAACACACTCATCCTTCAGGGCCGGGTGTACTCGCCGCCCTACGTGATCCGGGCGATCGGCGACACCGACCGGATGCGGGCCGCGATGGACAGCTCCCCGCAGATCGACATCTACCTCCAGTACGTGGCGTCGCTACGGCTGGGCTGGAAGGTCGAGACGTCGGGCAACCTGAACTTCCCGGCCTACCAGGGGTCGCTCACCCTCAGCCATGCCCGGGTGGCGGGCGAGGAGACCGCGTCCCCCACCCCGAAGAGCTCGACCACCGACACGGATCAGGAGTCCTGA
- a CDS encoding FAD:protein FMN transferase: MAITDIVAPGRRRTGLPTQHQQAPTLTATWHVWGTTASVTVDDPSALNVARRIVSRQFLAAEKAAARFRADAELHKLYKAGGRPVTISPLLAELVSAALAVAERTDGDVDPTVGAAMTANAARRGQDISIVPVCGSRPTGSRPAPGWEQVRLEGRKLQVPAGTTLDLSATAKAAICDMAAARVRERVDAGVLVRLGGNAVSSGPAPDQGWRVPITDRAGHLDSEVFLTANAALSSSQIGVPPRHRDAPVSYLIDPHTGDLPLPVWRMVSAIGFSCLEASAYSTASLVRGIRARNWLTQLWVPARLITVDDDELFCGNWSAHTLPDTPASTLS; encoded by the coding sequence ATGGCCATCACCGACATCGTCGCGCCGGGCCGGCGCCGCACCGGTCTGCCGACCCAGCACCAGCAGGCACCCACCCTCACCGCCACCTGGCACGTCTGGGGAACCACCGCGTCCGTCACCGTCGACGACCCGAGCGCCCTGAACGTGGCCCGCCGGATCGTCTCCCGGCAGTTCCTGGCGGCCGAGAAGGCAGCGGCCCGCTTCCGCGCCGACGCCGAACTGCACAAGCTCTACAAGGCCGGTGGCCGGCCGGTCACGATCAGCCCGCTGCTGGCCGAGCTGGTCTCGGCCGCCCTGGCCGTGGCCGAGCGCACCGACGGCGACGTCGACCCGACCGTGGGCGCGGCGATGACCGCGAACGCCGCACGACGGGGCCAGGACATCTCGATCGTGCCGGTCTGCGGCTCCCGCCCCACCGGCAGCCGCCCGGCGCCGGGCTGGGAGCAGGTCCGGCTGGAGGGCCGCAAGCTCCAGGTCCCGGCCGGCACCACCCTCGACCTCAGCGCCACCGCCAAGGCCGCGATCTGCGACATGGCCGCCGCCCGGGTGCGCGAGCGGGTCGACGCCGGCGTACTGGTGCGCCTCGGCGGCAACGCCGTCTCGTCCGGCCCGGCCCCCGATCAGGGCTGGCGGGTGCCGATCACCGACCGCGCCGGGCACCTGGACAGCGAGGTGTTCCTGACCGCCAACGCCGCCCTGTCCAGCTCGCAGATCGGGGTGCCCCCGCGCCACCGCGACGCCCCGGTCAGCTACCTGATCGACCCGCACACCGGTGACCTGCCGCTCCCGGTGTGGCGCATGGTCAGCGCGATCGGCTTCAGCTGTCTGGAGGCCTCGGCCTACTCCACGGCATCACTTGTGCGCGGCATCCGCGCGCGCAACTGGCTCACCCAGCTCTGGGTGCCGGCCCGCCTCATAACAGTGGACGACGACGAGCTGTTCTGCGGGAACTGGTCGGCCCACACCCTGCCCGACACCCCCGCCTCCACCCTTTCCTGA
- a CDS encoding HAD family hydrolase, whose translation MERSPARPAVVFDIGGVLTTSEGGVPELSRMIGVEPERFAVPYWDHRPPYDEGSAPGEYWALVAADLGLEWSAEEIERIDLFDARRWSEPAPGRVELLTTLHDAGVTTALLSNAPSSMARVVKESAWSARFDRRIFSCDLGLIKPDPKIYRAVEEALDRPGPELVFFDDRPPNVRAALELGWQAHLFTTQEACQDVLFALGLGQQAGA comes from the coding sequence ATGGAACGGTCCCCCGCCCGGCCCGCTGTGGTGTTCGACATCGGTGGCGTGCTCACCACGTCCGAGGGCGGGGTGCCCGAGCTGTCCCGCATGATCGGCGTGGAGCCGGAGCGTTTCGCCGTCCCCTACTGGGACCACCGACCGCCCTACGACGAGGGCAGTGCCCCGGGCGAGTACTGGGCGCTGGTCGCCGCCGATCTGGGCCTGGAGTGGAGCGCGGAGGAGATCGAGCGCATCGACCTCTTCGACGCGCGGCGCTGGTCCGAGCCGGCCCCCGGCCGCGTGGAACTGCTCACCACTCTGCACGACGCCGGGGTGACCACGGCGCTGCTGTCGAACGCGCCGTCGTCGATGGCGCGGGTGGTGAAGGAGAGCGCGTGGTCGGCCCGTTTCGACCGGCGGATCTTCTCCTGCGACCTGGGCCTGATCAAGCCCGACCCGAAGATCTACCGGGCGGTGGAGGAGGCCCTCGACCGGCCCGGCCCCGAGCTGGTGTTCTTCGACGACCGGCCGCCGAACGTGCGGGCCGCGCTGGAGCTGGGCTGGCAGGCCCACCTGTTCACCACCCAGGAGGCCTGCCAGGACGTGCTTTTCGCGCTCGGCCTAGGCCAGCAGGCCGGAGCCTGA
- a CDS encoding alpha/beta fold hydrolase, giving the protein MNDTTIPGFEQQRVEGTGGVRLQVAVGGSGSPVVLLHGFPQTHLCWRDVATDLARDHTVICPDLRGYGDSDKPADTGETYSKRAMAADVVAVAKHLGFDRFALAGHDRGALVAIRAGLDHPHVVSRLAVLDVFTTLDMWDVMRGRDAAVGFHLYLMAQPPGLAETMISAVPDEFFGHFLDIWARTPLPDTARQVYLEKSRRAVTSIVADYRASAGVDVDHDEEDRRRGNRLRMPVTVLQQDWGPAMTGQAMTRWQAWADDLDHRTVNCGHFMAEEDPAGVTAALRELLRR; this is encoded by the coding sequence ATGAACGACACCACGATCCCCGGGTTCGAGCAGCAGCGCGTCGAAGGCACCGGCGGTGTGCGGCTCCAGGTGGCCGTCGGCGGCTCCGGCAGCCCGGTCGTGCTGCTGCACGGCTTCCCGCAGACCCACCTGTGCTGGCGCGACGTCGCCACGGACCTCGCCCGCGACCACACCGTCATCTGCCCCGACCTGCGTGGCTACGGCGACAGCGACAAGCCCGCCGACACCGGCGAGACCTACTCCAAGCGCGCCATGGCGGCCGACGTCGTGGCCGTCGCGAAGCATCTGGGCTTCGACCGGTTCGCGCTGGCCGGGCACGACCGGGGTGCGCTGGTCGCGATCCGGGCCGGCCTCGACCACCCGCACGTCGTCAGCCGTCTCGCCGTGCTCGACGTGTTCACCACGCTGGACATGTGGGACGTCATGCGGGGCCGGGACGCCGCCGTCGGCTTCCACCTGTACCTGATGGCGCAGCCGCCAGGCCTGGCCGAGACCATGATCAGCGCCGTGCCGGACGAGTTCTTCGGGCACTTCCTCGACATCTGGGCCAGGACACCGCTGCCCGATACCGCCCGGCAGGTCTACCTGGAGAAGTCGCGCCGGGCCGTGACCTCGATCGTCGCCGACTACCGCGCCTCGGCCGGCGTCGACGTGGATCACGACGAGGAGGACCGGCGGCGGGGCAACCGGCTGCGGATGCCGGTGACCGTGCTCCAGCAGGACTGGGGGCCGGCCATGACCGGCCAGGCCATGACCCGCTGGCAGGCCTGGGCCGACGACCTGGACCACCGCACCGTGAACTGCGGGCACTTCATGGCCGAGGAGGACCCGGCGGGGGTGACGGCGGCGCTGCGCGAGCTGCTCAGGAGGTGA